From Paenibacillus sp. PvR098:
GTTGAATGAATTAATGCACATACTTTTTGACAAGCTCTCCGATGTTGTCAAAATCCTGTTTGGCTAATCTGGCAAAATCCTCAGGTCCCAAATAACCGTCGGGCTGGAAATTCCTTTCCATATACAGCTTGAATTCCGGCTCTTGCGTGGCCTTCGTCAGCGCATCGACGAGCTTCTCCTTGACTTCGGCAGGCAAGCCTTTCTTGGCGAAAAATCCGCGGTATTGGGTCGATAAGATTTCGCCGTACCCCAGCTCCTTCAAAGTAGGAACCTCTTTCATACTGTCCATTCGCTCTTCGCCGGTAACGGAGAGTACCCTGATTTGGCCGGCTTCAACATACTGGTTAACCGTTGCGGGAGCGGTGCTGATCACATCCACATTTTTCCCCAGCAAATTGGTAACGGATTCAGAGCCGCCCCCAAAAGGAATCCAGGTAATGGTCGTGTTGTTGGCATCGGCTAATTGAAGCATGATGAGATGCAGGGTGGACCCCGTTCCCTGACCTCCCACTTTCAGTTTGCCGGGGTTCGCCTTGGCGTAATCCGTCAAATCTTG
This genomic window contains:
- a CDS encoding tripartite tricarboxylate transporter substrate binding protein — protein: MNKRRVTSMAVGVLLAASLFSGCASKQASTAADFPTKPITILNSSAAGSPTDVMAREIARHAEKTLGQSVIVENATGGGGGVLMAKLMKAQADGYTIASITAAQIAALQTELKKDFSFDDFEFLVNVQNEPYAIAVHADSPFQTMQDLTDYAKANPGKLKVGGQGTGSTLHLIMLQLADANNTTITWIPFGGGSESVTNLLGKNVDVISTAPATVNQYVEAGQIRVLSVTGEERMDSMKEVPTLKELGYGEILSTQYRGFFAKKGLPAEVKEKLVDALTKATQEPEFKLYMERNFQPDGYLGPEDFARLAKQDFDNIGELVKKYVH